The following DNA comes from Candidatus Hydrogenedens sp..
AAGATTTTTCTTGACTTAAAATATCATGATATTCCGAATACGGTAAAAAATGCAGTAAATTCAGCAAAAAGTCTTGAAGTAGATATGTTAACAGTCCATGCATTAGGCGGAAATAAAATGATAAGATACGCAAGAGAAACAGTGGAAGGGAGCCCAACGAAGATTATTGCTGTAACTGTTTTAACAAGCCATACAGAAGAAGAAATACAAAAAGAATTGGGAATTAAATGGAAATTAGAAGACACTGTATTTAATTATGCCAATATGGCTCTTTCTTCAGGGGCTCATGGAATTGTATGTTCACCTATGGAAATATCACTTTTAAGAAAGAAATTAGGTGTAGAGTTTTTATTAATTACGCCGGGTGTTCGTCCTGTATGGGCTTCAGACACTCATGACCAGGTAAGAGTTATGACCCCATCCGAGGCAATTTCTCGGGGTGCTAATATGTTAGTTCTTTCCCGTCCTATATTAAAAGCCGAAAACCCCCGTTTAGCATTTGAGCGTATTGTGAAGGAAATTGAAAATGAAAAATGAAGAAGTTTTAGACTTATTTGTTCGCCATAAAGCCTTACTTGATGGACATTTTGTTTATGCCAGTGGAAGACATGGAAATCAGTTCTTGCAATTTGCCCGTATATTGCAATACCCCAAAGTTGTAGAAAAATTATGTTATGAATTATCTCAATATTTCAAGAATTTACAAATTGATTTAGTTACAGGTCCTGCTACGGGTGGTATCATTTTGGCACATGAGGTAGCCAAACATCTGGATTGTCATTCCGCATTTCTTGAAAAAGAGCCAGAAGGGGGTATGGCTATGAAAAGGGGGTTTAAGTTGGTCAAAGGTTGGAAGGTAATCGTTGTGGAAGATATTACAACAACAGGTGGTTCTGTGAAGAAATGTATAAAACATTTGCAGGAAAGGGGTGCTAATGTTGTTGGTGTGGGTTGTATTGTAAATAGAAATCCAGGGAATGTTTCGTTCGATGTGCCATTTTATTCTTTAGCAGAAATCCATTTAGCGAGTTGGTTACCGGAAGAATGTGAACTATGTAAAAAAGGAGAACCTATTACAGAGCCCGATAATATACTTCTTCATTGATTTCTATATAACTTCATTGGGGGTGTCTATGAAGGAAAAAGAAGTTCCTCAACAATACTACAACACAAAAATGATAACACGATTAACCGTGCTGGGAGGGAGTAGCGTTTATATCCCTGTTTTCTTGTCAGCCCTGATGCAGAATAATGTTCGGATTAAAGAAATAGTTTTAGTAGGTAAAAATTCAGAAAAACTAAATATCGTAACATCTTTTTGTAAAAGAATGGTCGATAATATCGGATATCCGGTGCAGATTAAAGAAACCACTTCGATAGAAAATGGAATAGAAGGGGCTCAAATTATTCTTAGTCATATCCGTGTAGGTGGATTTCTTGCCAGAATTGATTATGAAAAAAGACCTGTAAACTATGATTTAATTGGAGATGAAAGTTTTGGAGCGGGAAGCTTTCTAAATGCTTTTTACACAATACCTGTGATGCTCGAAATAGGTAAAAAGATATCTTCCATAAACCCAACAGCCCATTTAATAAATATGACCAATCCGATGGGACTTGTCGTAGAGACGCTGACGCGGTTTGCAGGATTAAATCATGTTATTGGTATTTGTGAAACCTCTACTTCTTATAAAAGAATTATTTCTCAATTATTCAATATCTCGGAAAAACATATCCGCATTCAATATATAGGGCTTTATCATTTGGGTGCTATTTGCGATGTATATCTAAATGGTAAAAGCATTATGATAGAACTTATTGATAAGTTGGAAAAGGAAAATATTCCTTTGTTTAATAAAGAACTTATCTCCACTTTTAACATTATACCTTCCAGAGCATTAAACATATTTTTAAGAAAAAGTGATTATTTGAAAGAACAAAAGAAGAAATCACAATTTCGTTCGGAATTCCTTTATGAGCATGAATCGAAAATATTGAGTATTTATAAAGACCCGAGAATAACGACAATCCCTGATGTTGTATATGA
Coding sequences within:
- the pyrF gene encoding orotidine-5'-phosphate decarboxylase; protein product: MSEKIIIGLDIDTIDEVKKILELCPNCVWFKVGSQLFTRCGPQVISLLKEKNKKIFLDLKYHDIPNTVKNAVNSAKSLEVDMLTVHALGGNKMIRYARETVEGSPTKIIAVTVLTSHTEEEIQKELGIKWKLEDTVFNYANMALSSGAHGIVCSPMEISLLRKKLGVEFLLITPGVRPVWASDTHDQVRVMTPSEAISRGANMLVLSRPILKAENPRLAFERIVKEIENEK
- the pyrE gene encoding orotate phosphoribosyltransferase, whose protein sequence is MKNEEVLDLFVRHKALLDGHFVYASGRHGNQFLQFARILQYPKVVEKLCYELSQYFKNLQIDLVTGPATGGIILAHEVAKHLDCHSAFLEKEPEGGMAMKRGFKLVKGWKVIVVEDITTTGGSVKKCIKHLQERGANVVGVGCIVNRNPGNVSFDVPFYSLAEIHLASWLPEECELCKKGEPITEPDNILLH